A stretch of the Corylus avellana chromosome ca6, CavTom2PMs-1.0 genome encodes the following:
- the LOC132185710 gene encoding uncharacterized protein LOC132185710, which translates to METSSPLLPQQQQQQQQGQALMSNPEAVPSSSAWHSSGSIGPFFAVISVLTVLAILSCVLGRMCTRRGGSGAVTPVECVRDRGCFGWVRRNCRRCMVGAAEGGAKIMAFRKQIGKQVEDGGELQHPPHP; encoded by the coding sequence ATGGAAACATCATCACCACTACTGCcccaacagcagcagcagcagcagcaaggGCAAGCCCTCATGAGTAATCCCGAAGCTGTACCGAGCAGCAGCGCATGGCATTCTTCTGGGTCCATCGGCCCGTTCTTTGCAGTTATCTCTGTCCTGACGGTTCTTGCGATTCTGTCGTGCGTGCTGGGAAGGATGTGTACCCGACGCGGCGGATCAGGGGCTGTTACTCCGGTGGAGTGTGTGAGGGATAGAGGCTGCTTCGGGTGGGTGAGGCGCAACTGCCGCCGCTGTATGGTCGGTGCTGCTGAAGGTGGAGCCAAGATTATGGCTTTCCGCAAACAGATTGGTAAGCAGGTTGAAGATGGTGGTGAGCTTCAACATCCCCCACACCCTTAA
- the LOC132184347 gene encoding putative phospholipid-transporting ATPase 9: MAGGRRRKQHFSRIHAFSCGKASFKDEHSLIGGPGFSRVVYCNDPDSFEAGDLNYGSNYVRTTKYTLATFFPKSLFEQFRRVANLYFLFCAILSFTPLSPYSALSNVLPLVVVIGVTMGKEALEDWRRKKQDIEMNNRKVKVHSGDGVFENAKWRDLKVGDIVKVEKDEFFPADLILLSSSYEEAICYVETMNLDGETNLKLKQALDATSNFHEDTSSQNFKAVIKCEDPNANLYSFVGGLQLEEQQHPLTPQQLLLRDSKLRNTDFIYGVVIFTGHDTKVMQNSTDPPSKRSKIEKRMDKIVYMLFSVLVLMSFIGSIFFGISTREDLENGRMTRWYLRPDDTTIYYNPKKAPAAAILHFLTAVMLYSYLIPISLYVSIEIVKVLQSVFINQDLHMYYEEGDKPARARTSNLNEELGQVDIILSDKTGTLTCNSMEFIKCSVAGTAYGNGVTEVERALAWRKGSPLAQEVSGEEAQVEESAEARTSVKGFNFIDERVTNGNWVNEPRADVIQEFLRLLAICHTAIPEVDEETGRISYEAESPDEAAFVIAARELGFEFYERTQTSISLHEFDPIFGRKLERSYKLLNVLEFSSSRKRMSVIVRNEEGKLLLLCKGADSVMFERLAKNGREFEEKTREHINEYADAGLRTLVLAYRELDDEEHNEFNAEFTKAKNSLSTDRDEMIEEVAEKIERNLILLGATAVEDKLQSGVPECIDKLAQAGIKIWVLTGDKMETAINIGFACSLLRQGMKQIVISSEAPEIKALEKAGDESAVAAAFKANVLRQISEGKELQTTSSENSEALALIIDGKSLACALDDDIKDMFLELALGCASVICCRSSPKQKGLVARLVKIRTGNTTLAIGDGANDVGMLQEADIGVGISGVEGMQAVMSSDIAIAQFRYLERLLLVHGHWCYRRISSMICYFFYKNIAFGVTIFFFEVYAAFSGQAAYNDWYLSLYNVFFTSLPVIALGVFDQDVSARLCLKFPLLYQEGVQNVLFSWFRILGWAFNGALTATLIFFFCIRSMEHQAFRRGGEVVGFEILGTTMYTCVVWVVNCQMALSINYFTYVQHLFIWGGIVFWYIFLLAYGAMDPSISTTAYKVFIEACAPAPFYWLLTLFVLIASLIPYFTYATIQLRFFPMYHQMIQWIRTDGQSDDLEYCDMVRQRSLRPQTVGYTARFEATSKRFEEKPEGH; the protein is encoded by the exons ATGGCTGGTGGTAGAAGGAGGAAGCAGCATTTTAGCAGGATCCATGCCTTCTCATGTGGGAAAGCATCATTCAAAGATGAACACTCATTGATTGGAGGTCCAGGCTTCTCAAGGGTAGTCTATTGCAACGACCCTGACTCCTTTGAGGCTGGTGACCTCAATTATGGGAGCAACTATGTCAGAACTACCAAATATACCCTTGCCACCTTCTTCCCCAAATCACTGTTTGAACAATTCAGGCGTGTTGCTAATCTCTATTTTCTCTTCTGTGCAATTTTGTCTTTCACACCACTCTCTCCTTACTCGGCTCTTAGCAATGTTCTTCCTCTTGTTGTCGTTATTGGAGTTACAATGGGGAAAGAGGCTCTTGAAGATTGGAGGCGAAAAAAGCAG GATATTGAAATGAACAACAGAAAGGTTAAAGTGCATAGTGGGGATGGTGTATTCGAAAATGCGAAATGGAGGGACTTGAAAGTAGGAGATATAGTGAAGGTGGAAAAAGATGAATTTTTTCCTGCTGATCTTATCTTACTTTCTTCAAGTTATGAGGAAGCAATTTGCTATGTCGAGACCATGAACCTAGATGGAGAAACCAATTTGAAACTAAAACAAGCATTGGATGCAACTTCAAACTTCCATGAAGACACAAGTTCCCAAAATTTCAAGGCTGTAATAAAATGTGAAGACCCAAATGCAAATTTGTACTCATTTGTAGGTGGATTGCAGCTTGAGGAACAACAGCATCCTCTTACACCTCAGCAGCTTCTGCTTAGGGACTCAAAACTTCGGAACACAGATTTTATTTATGGGGTGGTAATCTTTACGGGTCATGATACAAAGGTTATGCAAAATTCAACAGATCCTCCTTCCAAGAGAAGCAAAATTGAGAAAAGGATGGATAAGATTGTCTACATGTTGTTTTCTGTCCTAGTGTTGATGTCTTTTATTGGGTCAATTTTCTTTGGGATTTCAACTAGGGAGGACCTGGAAAATGGAAGGATGACAAGATGGTACCTCAGACCAGATGATACTACAATATACTATAATCCAAAGAAAGCGCCAGCTGCAGCAATTTTGCACTTTTTGACTGCCGTCATGTTATATAGTTATTTGATTCCCATTTCCTTGTATGTTTCAATAGAAATAGTCAAAGTTCTTCAAAGTGTTTTTATCAATCAAGATCTGCACATGTACTATGAAGAAGGTGACAAGCCAGCACGTGCCCGTACCTCAAATTTGAATGAAGAACTTGGCCAGGTTGATATTATACTTTCTGATAAGACAGGAACTTTGACTTGCAACTCAATGGAATTTATCAAGTGTTCTGTGGCTGGAACTGCTTATGGGAATGGAGTTACGGAAGTTGAGAGAGCTCTGGCTTGGAGAAAAGGGTCACCTTTAGCTCAAGAGGTGTCAGGTGAAGAGGCCCAGGTTGAGGAATCCGCTGAAGCAAGAACATCTGTTAAAGGTTTCAACTTTATAGATGAAAGGGTCACAAATGGTAATTGGGTTAATGAGCCTCGCGCAGATGTAATACAGGAATTTCTACGGTTACTGGCCATCTGCCACACTGCAATACCTGAAGTTGATGAGGAAACGGGAAGAATTTCTTATGAAGCTGAATCACCAGATGAGGCAGCTTTTGTGATTGCAGCAAGAGAACTGGGCTTTGAATTTTATGAGAGGACTCAAACAAGCATCTCACTGCATGAGTTTGATCCCATCTTTGGAAGGAAACTTGAAAG GTCTTATAAACTATTGAATGTACTGGAGTTTAGTAGCTCAAGAAAGCGGATGTCCGTGATTGTAAGAAACGAAGAGGGAAAGCTACTATTACTTTGCAAAGGCGCTGACAG TGTCATGTTTGAAAGACTTGCGAAGAACGGAAGGGAATTTGAAGAGAAGACTAGGGAGCACATTAATGAGTATGCTGATGCTGGCTTGAGGACATTGGTACTTGCATACCGTGAACTGGATGATGAAGAACACAATGAGTTCAACGCGGAATTTACCAAGGCCAAGAACTCATTGAGTACAGACCGTGACGAAATGATCGAGGAAGTGGCAGAAAAGATTGAGAGGAATTTGATTCTTCTTGGTGCTACTGCAGTTGAAGACAAACTTCAAAGTGGG GTTCCTGAATGCATTGACAAGCTTGCACAGGCTGGAATCAAGATATGGGTTTTGACTGGAGATAAAATGGAGACTGCCATCAATATTGG CTTTGCCTGTAGTTTGCTTAGACAAGGAATGAAGCAAATAGTAATCAGCTCAGAGGCGCCAGAAATCAAAGCGCTGGAGAAAGCGGGGGACGAGTCTGCTGTTGCTGCG GCATTTAAGGCTAATGTCCTCCGCCAGATAAGTGAGGGGAAAGAATTGCAAACCACCTCAAGTGAAAACTCAGAGGCATTGGCATTGATCATTGATGGGAAGTCACTCGCCTGTGCTTTAGATGATGATATCAAGGACATGTTCTTAGAGCTTGCCCTTGGCTGTGCATCTGTTATTTGCTGTCGTTCTTCTCCCAAACAAAAAGGACTT GTTGCAAGACTGGTCAAAATTAGAACAGGTAACACAACTCTAGCAATTGGTGACGGAGCAAATGATGTTGGAATGCTTCAAGAAGCAGATATTGGAGTTGGTATCAGTGGTGTTGAGGGAATGCAG GCAGTGATGTCAAGTGACATTGCAATTGCTCAGTTTCGATATTTGGAGCGCTTGCTTCTTGTGCATGGGCATTGGTGTTACAGAAGGATCTCATCAATG ATATGCTATTTCTTTTACAAGAACATTGCTTTCGGCGTCactatcttcttctttgaggtGTATGCAGCATTCTCAGGCCAAGCTGCATACAATGATTGGTATCTGTCACTCTATAATGTTTTCTTCACATCGCTTCCTGTGATTGCCTTAGGAGTGTTCGACCAGGATGTCTCTGCACGGCTATGTCTCAAG TTTCCTCTGTTGTACCAAGAAGGCGTACAAAACGTCCTATTTAGCTGGTTTCGGATCCTCGGCTGGGCATTTAATGGGGCATTGACTGCAActttgatcttcttcttttgcaTCCGTTCGATGGAGCATCAAGCCTTCCGTAGGGGAGGGGAAGTTGTTGGGTTTGAAATCCTTGGAACCACAATGTACACATGCGTTGTGTGGGTGGTGAACTGTCAGATGGCACTATCCATCAACTATTTCACTTATGTGCAGCATCTCTTCATATGGGGTGGCATTGTATTCTGGTATATATTCCTCTTGGCATATGGAGCAATGGATCCCAGCATATCAACCACTGCCTATAAGGTGTTCATTGAAGCCTGTGCACCCGCCCCTTTCTACTGGCTCCTCACTCTCTTTGTGCTAATAGCTTCTCTCATTCCATATTTCACTTATGCAACCATCCAACTGCGGTTTTTCCCCATGTATCATCAGATGATACAGTGGATAAGAACAGATGGGCAATCGGATGACCTTGAATATTGTGATATGGTGCGGCAGAGATCATTGAGGCCCCAGACTGTGGGATATACTGCCCGTTTTGAGGCAACATCCAAACGCTTTGAAGAGAAGCCAGAGGGCcattga